Proteins encoded by one window of Gouania willdenowi chromosome 4, fGouWil2.1, whole genome shotgun sequence:
- the LOC114462374 gene encoding E3 ubiquitin-protein ligase rnf168: protein MVLCEEHECGVCLLPYTRNDRIPRVLHCRHTFCILCLESMSKCRGSLLTVGCPLCRRVTCVGRGLSLQEALWVNSKLWEHIPDELPEEEEEEEDGQQQSTEGGRMKPRDDPSQSASSRSRTKLRLPALFKRLSLTKQQQEKIIPGSNVEMKSWRRLSAEDVNPRGQLQDKI, encoded by the exons ATGGTCCTGTGTGAGGAGCACGAGTGCGGTGTGTGCCTGCTGCCCTACACGCGGAACGATCGGATCCCACGGGTGCTGCACTGCAGGCACACGTTCTGCATCCTGTGCCTGGAGTCCATGTCCAAGTGCAGGGGCAGCCTGCTCACTGTGGGCTGCCCTCTGTGTCGCCGGGTCACCTGCGTGGGGCGAGGCCTCAGCCTGCAGGAGGCGCTGTGGGTCAACAGTAAGCTGTGGGAGCACATACCTGATGAGCtcccagaggaggaggaggaagaggaggatggaCAACAGCAAAGCACTGAGGGGGGGAGGATGAAGCCTAGAGATGATCCctcacagag TGCTTCGTCACGATCAAGAACGAAGCTCAGGTTGCCTGCACTCTTTAAGAGACTGAGtctgacaaagcagcagcaggagaaaaTCATCCCAGGCAGCAACGT AGAAATGAAATCCTGGCGCAGACTTTCAGCTGAAGATGTGAACCCCAGAGGTCAGCTCCAGGATAAGATCTGA